The Oncorhynchus mykiss isolate Arlee chromosome 28, USDA_OmykA_1.1, whole genome shotgun sequence genome includes a window with the following:
- the LOC110508332 gene encoding junctional protein associated with coronary artery disease homolog, with translation MYSVEDLLISHGYKLPKTSIPCPSSTSSATAPYEKQRHAAADCHREIPAAENQRSGRGGSLNGNEQAGDRGACVFSSSRQALLAKGYPGSCDNESGGERNQRRKEAVSGNLGDSLAQPLGDSLATDSGFYDAPSLTYSEQVERREQLDERDVFYWRRRGQDFSVLLDYADGRELRASAGFLKASEAAWRPQALIAEDHRGEREKLQQQKQLWEDTSISWLREADAAPRQLRVVTGVTGERKCQSLGTEEWKPAVGLGRQLSDGEGERWAQERQHRLRTQESTGSILPRTRRMSQSLPRVLSPAGATEHANTLSSLVSFQLRPGQVDRQRVNSTVFSGPYSRYYHSAAVSRDRWARNSWQSVGHVALLPKPRFSRPVKPPSYEIHQQTRGSQEMLAVAVIDQQGGSKQPKDNRPVYYPRGGELQRQDYFAQHSAIFGMEPPGYIPPPSYKRALPPIRGGPMNRNEVANYKWRGEVKIQMHMPMSSEAGKWFSGQTGGSWLEHYGDQGIPYRKQVNANPNLNPGYTEEHLGHVHYLPFDDPRVRQISGGPGGNSLTATDKFIRNMKKETPCAKVLGQSTHDSAFPPPQGLSLNNDCRKTSLNDNNGGSSTRWCNRGLINKGSVDSVAPDQSCGIYPTAFHIRPPQQLIRHLDQGQGVSETVTQVKTSVNEPDSTEKEKPRKTDSEKPEKNEKKSVKQKLSETIFCLVSVHVPLTPGGASRDQNNNNDEKPPSPVRPPSPVDSRSENKTGHLTNQSFQSTSSAEAELQALTGSIASSRSSSKIVRKLPIKPPKINHHKELKLSGAWPGNQYRDQETQTSPEARKPQHPPPPGTENKEAQDPHVPAPGSSDVITQDPSGVGNTAFSCPIKGVKSLKPSSNSAFSRTATFSISSQLIKSTAQPPAAPPPPPPPPSGNAMEAKPAATCSGQEAFGQFLLKPVSRRPWDAIEELETINKEFQDQQQQKQQQSSKRHSVDQCIEDLNEAYKDILELGTASNNISNNSGAVQIPERIKIRLAGEAGLSKPSSLRRSIESWSVSVDPEYGEVKSAFSRPAERKSVTFSKQLREELPVPPRKPTGFREYRVVSNLSQRRSSCSGRTVKLDLPSPSETPPPCHFTGPSDFTDSPSDPSKTRDFSPMTPTTHTAAEVPWADRQPMQDASTLTSPPDYEDICQSLQKPRDSEVNKTFTAISKPGGGSCDTEPIGGACLDSAEECPICKRERESQMSRPSPMSPLHEESSPDLSDQSSATIVGDRDSPQGAETSEEPAEGEGDTKVSSDSGSNHSEAQTICCDWRKQLSLIDKKVEGSITAEKTKQNQALAVAEGIPENESIEERAARILGIDVPAESLVTGEQRVSETATESKPAASEDTESSRANEQTVQTHVRDPDSEELDSGTVSTVPPDRQEAKEKETPQDNPEYIRSAKWTHLGRETPGMQEFPPDRLPLSVPINPDLKLSHSLEGEMRGRGPLQRVDALQDKLAASPSHRVAVERRARMKEVDPVSRMRCLSIRSTDSGEEGAETEGETKRGGGQVEVLSLPASSQSDTVEDREVSEDTVLQDEEVSSLSEAYDPSGVEKV, from the exons atgTACAGCGTGGAGGACCTCCTCATTTCTCACGGATACAAACTTCCCAAGACAAGCATCCCCTGCCCCTCTTCAACTTCATCCGCCACCGCGCCTTACGAGAAGCAGCGCCACGCCGCCGCCGATTGCCACCGTGAAATCCCAGCAGCAGAGAACCAGAGATCTGGTCGTGGTGGATCACTGAACGGGAATGAACAGGCGGGAGACAGAGGGGCCTGCGTCTTCAGCAGCAGCAGGCAGGCACTACTGGCGAAGGGCTACCCCGGCAGCTGCGACAATGAGAGCGGCGGGGAAAGGAACCAAAGGAGAAAAGAAGCTGTCAGCGGTAACCTAGGTGACAGCCTCGCACAGCCCCTGGGCGATTCTCTCGCCACGGATAGcgg GTTCTATGACGCGCCCAGCTTAACCTATTCTGAGCAGGTCGAGAGAAGAGAGCAGTTGGATGAGAGGGATGTCTTCtactggaggaggagaggccaggACTTCAGTGTCCTCCTGGATTACGCCGACGGCCGGGAGCTGAGAGCATCCGCTGGCTTTCTGAAGGCCTCTGAGGCGGCATGGCGACCACAGGCCCTGATCGCAGAGGAccataggggagagagggagaagctgCAGCAACAGAAGCAGCTATGGGAAGACACCTCCATCTCCTGGCTGAGAGAGGCCGATGCGGCTCCTAGACAGTTAAGGGTAGTGACTGGGGTGACTGGGGAGCGGAAGTGCCAGAGCCTGGGCACAGAGGAGTGGAAGCCTGCGGTGGGGCTGGGGAGGCAGCTGTCGGATGGGGAGGGCGAGAGGTGGGCTCAGGAGCGGCAGCACCGCCTGAGGACTCAAGAGAGCACTGGTTCTATCCTCCCCAGAACCAGAAGGATGTCCCAGTCCCTCCCCAGAGTGTTGTCACCTGCTGGAGCTACTGAACACGCAAACACACTGTCCAGTTTGGTCAGTTTCCAGCTTCGACCAGGCCAGGTTGATAGACAGAGAGTGAACAGCACCGTATTTTCCGGGCCTTATAGTCGGTATTACCACAGTGCCGCAGTCAGCAGGGACCGGTGGGCCAGAAACAGTTGGCAAAGCGTCGGACATGTTGCACTTTTACCAAAGCCCAGGTTCAGCAGGCCTGTCAAGCCTCCATCATACGAAATACACCAGCAGACTAGGGGTAGCCAGGAGATGCTCGCTGTAGCTGTAATAGATCAGCAGGGAGGGTCCAAACAACCGAAAGACAACAGGCCTGTCTATTACCCACGGGGTGGAGAATTGCAAAGACAAGACTATTTTGCACAACACTCTGCTATCTTTGGCATGGAGCCCCCCGGTTATATCCCACCCCCGTCTTATAAGAGAGCCCTGCCCCCAATCAGGGGAGGACCAATGAACCGCAACGAAGTGGCAAACTATAAGTGGAGGGGGGAGGTGAAGATACAGATGCACATGCCTATGAGCTCAGAGGCGGGAAAGTGGTTTTCCGGACAGACAGGAGGGTCGTGGCTGGAACACTACGGGGATCAGGGTATACCCTACAGGAAACAGGTTAAcgctaacccaaaccttaaccctggaTACACCGAGGAGCATCTGGGTCATGTTCACTATTTACCCTTTGATGATCCGCGAGTGAGACAAATCTCAGGAGGGCCTGGCGGAAATTCTCTTACTGCCACTGACAAGTTTATCCGAAACATGAAGAAAGAGACTCCCTGCGCTAAGGTTTTAGGACAATCTACACACGATAGTGCCTTCCCCCCCCCACAGGGGCTCTCTCTCAATAACGACTGCCGCAAGACATCTCTCAATGACAACAACGGTGGTAGTAGTACTAGATGGTGCAACAGGGGTTTAATAAACAAAGGAAGTGTAGACAGTGTAGCTCCTGATCAGAGCTGTGGTATCTATCCAACAGCTTTTCACATTAGACCTCCTCAGCAACTGATCAGGCATCTGGACCAAGGTCAAGGTGTGTCAGAAACTGTAACTCAAGTGAAAACGTCAGTCAATGAGCCTGActccacagagaaagagaaaccaAGAAAAACTGACTCAGAGAAACCAgaaaaaaatgagaaaaagagTGTAAAACAAAAACTTAGCGAGACAATATTCTGTTTGGTGTCTGTTCATGTCCCTCTAACGCCGGGTGGTGCGTCTCGtgatcaaaacaacaacaacgacgAGAAGCCACCAAGCCCAGTCCGGCCACCAAGCCCAGTGGACAGTCGGAGTGAGAACAAAACGGGCCACTTAACAAACCAAAGTTTCCAAAGCACATCTTCAGCAGAGGCTGAGCTGCAAGCATTAACCGGTAGCATAGCGAGCAGCAGATCAAGCAGCAAAATAGTGAGAAAGCTCCCTATTAAACCCCCCAAAATAAACCATCACAAGGAGCTGAAACTCTCAGGTGCCTGGCCTGGGAACCAATACCGGGACCAGGAGACCCAAACTAGCCCAGAAGCCCGAAAGCCTCAGCATCCCCCTCCTCCAGGCACTGAAAACAAGGAAGCACAAGACCCTCACGTCCCTGCCCCAGGCTCCTCTGACGTCATCACCCAAGATCCCAGTGGTGTGGGCAATACTGCATTCAGCTGTCCTATAAAAGGGGTGAAGAGCCTGAAACCATCCAGCAACAGCGCCTTTTCCAGGACGGCCACTTTCTCCATTTCCAGCCAGCTGATCAAGAGCACAGCTCAGCCGCCAgcagcgccaccaccaccaccaccaccaccctcaggAAACGCGATGGAGGCCAAACCAGCAGCGACCTGCAGTGGGCAGGAAGCCTTCGGTCAGTTCCTGCTGAAGCCCGTCAGCAGGCGGCCATGGGACGCCATCGAGGAGCTGGAGACTATCAACAAAGAGTTCCAGGAtcagcagcagcagaagcagcagcagaGCAGCAAGAGGCACAGTGTTGACCAGTGCATTGAGGACCTCAACGAGGCCTATAAAGACATCCTGGAGCTAGGCACTGCCAGCAATAACATTTCCAACAATAGTGGTGCTGTGCAGATCCCTGAGCGGATCAAGATAAGGCTGGCGGGGGAGGCGGGGCTCAGCAAGCCCAGCAGCCTTAGGCGCAGTATTGAGAGCTGGTCTGTGTCCGTCGACCCGGAGTACGGGGAGGTTAAGAGCGCTTTCTCCAGACCTGCTGAAAGAAAATCTGTGACTTTCAGCAAGCAGCTAAGAGAGGAGCTCCCTGTCCCACCACGCAAGCCTACAGGATTCAGAGAATACAGGGTTGTTTCGAACTTGTCGCAGAGGAGAAGTAGCTGCAGTGGCAGGACAGTGAAGCTAGACCTCCCTTCGCCTTCGGAGACACCACCGCCTTGTCACTTCACCGGCCCTAGTGACTTTACTGACTCTCCTAGTGATCCCAGCAAGACCAGAGACTTCAGTCCAATGACTCCAACAACGCACACTGCAGCCGAAGTCCCCTGGGCAGATAGGCAGCCGATGCAGGACGCCTCCACACTTACGAGTCCCCCTGACTATGAGGACATATGTCAGTCTTTACAAAAGCCCCGAGACTCAGAGGTTAACAAAACGTTCACCGCCATATCTAAACCTGGTGGTGGTAGCTGCGATACAGAGCCTATAGGGGGAGCCTGTTTAGACTCTGCAGAGGAATGCCCCATTTGTAAAAGAGAGCGCGAGAGCCAGATGTCCAGACCAAGTCCAATGTCTCCGCTCCACGAGGAGTCAAGCCCAGACTTATCCGATCAAAGTAGCGCGACGATTGTTGGCGACCGTGACAGTCCACAAGGAGCTGAAACatctgaagaaccagctgaaggTGAAGGAGACACAAAGGTATCCTCTGACTCTGGCTCAAATCATTCAGAGGCTCAGACTATATGTTGCGATTGGAGGAAGCAGCTGTCACTCATAGATAAGAAGGTGGAGGGGAGTATCACTGCTGAGAAGACCAAACAAAACCAAGCTCTGGCAGTGGCTGAGGGCATTCCAGAGAATGAATCCATAGAGGAGAGGGCAGCCAGGATATTAGGGATTGATGTACCTGCAGAGTCTTTAGTCACAGGGGAGCAGCGGGTTAGCGAGACGGCAACAGAGAGTAAACCCGCTGCTAGTGAAGATACAGAAAGCAGCAGGGCAAACGAACAGACAGTACAAACACATGTGAGAGATCCAGATTCTGAGGAACTGGACTCTGGAACGGTATCTACAGTGCCTCCTGACAGGCAGGAGGCAAAAGAAAAGGAGACACCACAGGATAACCCAGAGTACATCAGGAGTGCCAAATGGACCCATCTGGGTCGAGAAACTCCAGGTATGCAGGAGTTTCCGCCAGACAGACTACCGCTTTCGGTCCccattaaccctgaccttaagcTGTCCCACagtctggagggagagatgaggggcaGAGGACCCTTGCAGCGCGTAGATGCCCTGCAGGATAAGCTGGCTGCATCGCCCAGCCACCGGGTGGCGGTAGAGCGCCGGGCACGGATGAAGGAAGTGGACCCAGTGTCGCGCATGAGATGCCTCAGCATCAGGAGCACAGACTctggggaggagggggcagagacggagggggagaccAAGCGTGGCGGTGGGCAAGTGGAAGTGCTCTCCCTACCTGCTTCCTCCCAGAGTGATACTGTGGAAGATAGAGAGGTCTCTGAAGACACAGTGTTGCAAGATGAGGAGGTGTCATCTCTCTCAG